Genomic segment of Paenibacillus sp. FSL R5-0912:
ATGGATGCGCTGATTGATCGGACGAATGTCAATATACTGGGGGCTGCGCAGCACATTGCCGCTGACAAGAGCATACCTGTCATTGACCGGATTCTCCGCGTGGTTATGGCACTGAACATTAGCGGCGGAAGCGGAAGCAGCACGGAAATCATGGAGCATATCCACAAGCCGCAGAACGCGCTTATGCATCAGAAAATACAAAAGGCCATCATCAGCGGTGTTCCGCCGATTCTGACGCCGATTATCTGCGAGGGCATTGAGAAGGGAATGTTCAACACGCAGTACCCGTATGAATGTATGGAAATGGTTGTGATCTATGCGAATACGATTTTTGATGATGACATGGTTGAAATGACGGATGAGGTACGCATGTCACGGGTACTTGCGTTTATTTCGAATGTAGAAAGGCTGCTCGGGGCCGAAAGCGGAAG
This window contains:
- a CDS encoding TetR/AcrR family transcriptional regulator translates to MRIVKEAEIRRNEILDAAEALFGQKGFDGTSTGDILSKVGIARGTLYYHFKSKEDIMDALIDRTNVNILGAAQHIAADKSIPVIDRILRVVMALNISGGSGSSTEIMEHIHKPQNALMHQKIQKAIISGVPPILTPIICEGIEKGMFNTQYPYECMEMVVIYANTIFDDDMVEMTDEVRMSRVLAFISNVERLLGAESGSLMSVMHLFGNGEEARDENGE